The Watersipora subatra chromosome 1, tzWatSuba1.1, whole genome shotgun sequence genome has a window encoding:
- the LOC137392311 gene encoding carbohydrate sulfotransferase 14-like, which translates to MAIKTMRSNTIQCPVVKWIDTTVPTSSELTVSSADFLFFSNERSIKKIEPPVISQANISRSNTADRLRTKTQQIQSERQQQISDICAQKTDIRKKTSKGIPWKLNKKDKYLYCPIPKAGWSSWKRLWFYTSGVISSYETDVGIRSDLDAHVYNLKSEAQVQSAWKSGGYNFSFVFVRNPWERLVSAYINKAVEYNYSRILHTPCRWESMEPYKPDLTFEQFLTCIADGSREMHWAPQWYLCNICRIKFDFIGHMETVKEDAAFVLSAIGLKATYPHSFASTKYSTKEVMTEWYQSIPKSLLQRLAVIYTHDFELHGYSRNPPGREDLS; encoded by the exons atggcaataaaaacaATGAGGAGCAACACTATTCAGTGCCCAGTGGTGAAATGGATTGATACCACAGTACCCACCTCTTCAGAGCTGACAGTATCCTCTGCTGATTTTCTCTTC TTTTCAAATGAAAGATCTATCAAAAAGATTGAACCTCCTGTTATCTCACAAGCAAACATATCTCGTTCTAATACCGCTGATCGACTGAGGACAAaaacacaacaaatacaatcaGAAAGACAACAGCAAATATCAGACATATGCGCCCAAAAAACAGATAT ACGTAAGAAAACCTCTAAGGGGATACCATGGAAGCTGAACAAAAAGGATAAGTACCTATACTGCCCAATACCTAAAGCTGGTTGGAGTAGCTGGAAGAGGCTGTGGTTCTACACAAGTGGAGTCATCAGCAGCTATGAAACTGATGTGGGTATTAGAAGTGATCTCGATGCTCATGTCTATAATCTAAAAAGTGAGGCACAAGTGCAATCTGCATGGAAAAGTGGAGGTTATAATTTCTCTTTCGTGTTTGTGAG GAATCCATGGGAAAGACTCGTTTCAGCTTATATAAACAAGGCTGTTGAATATAACTATTCCAGAATTCTTCATACTCCTTGTCGGTGGGAATCTATGGAGCCATATAAACCGGATCTAACATTTGAACAGTTTTTAACTTGCATTGCTGATGGTTCTAGAGAAATGCATTGGGCACCACAGTGGTATCTCTGCAATATTTGTCGAATAAAATTTGACTTTATCGGTCATATGGAAACAGTGAAAGAGGATGCAGCTTTTGTCCTCAGCGCTATAGGCCTGAAGGCTACATATCCCCATTCATTTGCCTCTACCAAGTATTCTACTAAAGAGGTGATGACCGAATGGTACCAATCTATACCAAAAAGTCTCTTACAACGCCTTGCAGTCATTTATACGCATGATTTTGAGCTGCACGGATATAGCCGCAATCCTCCTGGAAGAGAAGATCTGTCATAG
- the LOC137407844 gene encoding MORN repeat-containing protein 4-like, with product MAALSTKVFKYSDGTEYEGQWNADGEKHGVGSLTLPDGSHYRGQFASGLSSGLGVMIFSDGSSYAGDFTRGKFNGYGVYVRQDKMMYQGQFLDGRPEGYGLTTFPDGSHGIPRNEGYFENFKLKRADKSHTHVQKANLAAEKAKQHSN from the exons ATGGCTGCCCTATCCACAAAAGTCTTCAAGTATTCTGATGGAACAGAATACGAAGGGCAGTGGAATGCGGATGGTGAAAAGCATGGAGTAGGCAGCCTGACCTTGCCAGATGGTTCTCATTACAGAGGTCAATTTGCTAGCGGACTTTCATCCGGACTCGGCGTCATGATTTTCAGCGATGGATCTAG CTATGCTGGAGACTTCACTCGAGGGAAGTTCAACGGTTATGGAGTTTATGTGAGGCAAGATAAAATGATGTATCAAGGACAATTTTTAGATGGAAGACCTGAGGGCTATG GGCTGACAACATTTCCTGATGGAAGTCACGGCATTCCACGTAATGAAGGTTACTTTGAAAACTTTAAACTTAAAAGGGCGGACAAATCTCATACTCACGTGCAAAAGGCCAACCTAGCAGCTGAGAAGGCCAAACAGCATTCCAATTGA